The genomic interval CTGTATTATGTTGACTACGTAACCGAGAGTCGAGGATCTATGACGTACGATGGAAAAGGTTTAACCACCAAATATGACGTCACTAAACCAACGGCACTTGTGGTAGATCCTTTCGCAAGGTACAGGGCTTAATATTTCCGATCTACAGAttatccagtcaagatgtaaaAACTAATTAAATAAATCTATATCAATGTTACTCAACAGGTATATGTTTTGGACAGAAGAAACCTCACCTGCCAAGCTAGTTAGAAgtgatttagattttaaaaatcgAAGAGATCTGACGGATATAGGTCTCCAGCATCCAACAGGAATGACAATTGATCTAAAGGTGAATAGGTGAGAATCCCATAATAATATGCAACAAGATCATTTAGGCAATCCTCGTGTGTGCCACGTGATCTCTAGCCTACTTTTATCATTCATTTAATCATTCCATTCAATCATGGCTAACGGCTCGTGACTGCAATGATGAATCGCCAAGTAGGCCTACTCGGTCTTCAGTAAGttgatatattataatgtacGTGTAGGTTTTTATTCTATCAAACCATCTTGACTTTTGGCGTCATAAATGTCTTTTCTAGAAATATGTCCGAAGTATAGTGTTATTGAGTGATCGAAATTAcaatttagattttatttttccTGAAGAATTTACATGGTTGGATCAGACAGACGTGTAATACTATTTTTTGCTACATTTAAAGAGCAGATGAATGGTATGAACCACCAGAAAGAAAATGTCACTGAGTTTTTCCtatatgaaatatataaatgtttaactcccgcataggcctactttttaaattattatttttttacattttttcctAAAGGATTTACATGGTTGGATCAGACAGTAGACTGATATATTCAATTGATTACGaagaaaacaataaacaaattattggaAGAAGTAAATATGTGGCCATAGATATTACTAACTATCAGGTAAAATAGCATACTGTTATCAACTGAAGCTTTGAAAACAGTGATCACCCCAATAAAGGTTCAGCTGGAATTTATTATGGACAATAATATACTCGATCTTTCCATTCTAGGATAAGAAGTTAAATCCAGAAGATAAGCCCAATGAATGAAACACAAATGAATAATGTGTGTAACATTAATCCCAATGTAGAATCCCACAATTTTCTATACGCAATACAGACATTTGACATTTCATAAGACATATAGGGCGatgcattttttaatttgtagcATACTTCTGTAAGTTGTTGCAAAGTTATTAGAGCGCGATTTAGTTTGAATTTGTAGATTGGGCGAGACAATTACTGTGCGTATATGTTTGTACTTATTTACTCGTGGTTTTAATTTTCACACTTTTTACTTTTGTAATTTCTTCTACCGTATATTTGAgaagtaaataataaaaagttaacTAAGCTAATATAACATTTCAGATAAACTTCTTCTTCTTAGTTGTAGCAGGTTCGTGAATGGActgatgtaattttaattgttcgTTCAAATTCTAActgatataaaataattttatttaggaCTCTCTGATATTAGCTGAACCACTCGGTATATCCAGTGGAATGGTTGAAGCGATTCACAAGCCAACTGGAGAACACGAAGGTTCCATAATGTTGGATTCATATATATCAGCTATCACCATCGCTGATGAGTCAAATCAACTAAGAACAATTTCACAAACGCCAACAGGTTTGTTGTATGACTGTAATGGAAACATCAATACATTCTCGTTAGTCTTTGGTTATTCAtagaatttatttttcataaagtTATGAGAGAAGGAATGTTAATAATTTGTCTGGGAAAGAGCCAAAATACACCCTGTTAGGCAAAAGTTTGCCTTGGTAATGTGTTCATCCTTTTCCGGATGTCATACAGATAAGaatctatatctatatataaatttacgttagggcaaaattcggtaaatcgcgcgttacttctagaatgtttactcgatggtatataaagttggttcgtactttcggtactgattttaaccacttgatgtaaccctgtttactaattaaattgagttcaataattagttattgacgattaaaacgaatttaggttcaacgatttgccccaaataggggtgtttttcgatcgtggtatacactgtctaatggatgtccgtcttgaaaaatacccgcagacaataatacgaggatgcttcgaattttcctatctcctcctacgataattgtatttaatggctgaaaaccggttgaacagctcgagtacagcgtcataatgttgaagacaggccgattttctttaaaaaatactattttgatagatttaatatacgtttatacaaatgtattgatttgcgatgaatggaacattccaatctctgttcctcaagtgtctattccctcaggcgtcgtaataGCAGGGTTGCTAACTTCCATTTTTTATGAAGATTGTGcattttgtgacaaaagcaccaaatttggcacaaaccttctttagggtatatctaacaatcctagaaggggtgcccaaaaatcggaacaatttaacgacgtcatttggaccacgccctttttttagtattacgtaattaggtgaaaacttaaatcttcgtatatacataccaagtttggtatcaaattaaaactcatgacatgtacattgcaatacacacataaaaaatatatgatttctcttcagacggaatatataggtcaaataatgtcattttctgtcatattgaagGGGATTTAAATCAAAACGCGCCAATATTGGGCTATGTTATAAACATTGTAGTTATAAGAAAAACAACcttcatttttgtaatagaactactaatatatatttatcctgtCCTGTCTTTCcattaacataatattaggaaccactgaaaaaaattatataaaacatatactgtatcaaacttggCTCAATAATCACTGGACTAAGTAAACAGACAAAAGACCATTTGACTGACAATTATGGCGTTAGCATCCAAAACAATACATGGAGGTGATtatcaactttacttttatgaaattatttatctggaaaTAAACACTTATAATGGTACAGAGTTGCTAGATGACGAACAAGTTCCACGGCATGGGTAACAAAGACCAGTGCAAGAAAGACCTGCTTAACGGCACTTGCAGTTCCCTGAGCAATGCAGGCAACCCATTCCTCGATAATTGTTCAGAACTTCTGGTCTTGGATGCTCGAGATTGTGCCAATGAAAGTGCAATAGTGACAGTTCGTACAATTCAGGATGTAGGTACTACCCAGTACCAAAAAATATATCAAGGAAGTTATTCTCGACAGAAGTGTTGCAATTCAACAAGCCATCAAACAGAATAAGCTGCCGTTGTTCAACGCACCATGGTCAAAATCAGTGTCCAAAACAAAGCAACAAGTTAAGAGTTTAAAAAGTGACTGCAGCCTTTTCAGTCGACTGTATATTGCAAGTCAATCTCGTGATGAAGATTTGGAAGACTTCTTCATGCATGAAAACCAGCCATGGCCACCCTCTTTGGCAGTAAATGGAAAGCTTCGACTACCAACTAAGAAGTCTGAGTTGCTACAGCATTTGGAGACTGAAGGCCAGCCTGAACCTCCTACATATTTTGACGTAAAGGTGTTTGACGGAGCTGCTATTGTCCATGCTCTTTCCAGCAACCATGCATTTACATGACTACGATGATAAGGTGAGTACATTTCTTTGCATTCAGGATTGTATCTATTGTTTAACCACCACATAATTGGTCACTTCTATATGCGGATCGTTAttcttgtatcatttgtatgaCAGGTCTTTCTATCGTGGACCAGACAGCAGTTGCAGAATAGTAACAGAATTGATATAGTGTGGGACACTTACAGAACAGATAGTCTTAAGCAGTCTACAGGAGAAAAAAGACGAAAATGGGTCAAGAGGAAAGTTGGGGGACAAACAAAGATTCCACGGAATTTTCCAGACTTTCTGAAAGATCCAGTAAATAAAGAGgagttatttaactttttaactacaTGATTACTCTGACTGCAAAGAAGTTTACATAATTACATCAGGTAAGTTTTATTATGatacatactaatttattttgtttgtaaccaaacgattaatttacttatacagtttcataccaataattaattaaaaaggcaTATTAAATTAGTAAGTAATTCTTGATATATGTCCTGTAGGCGAGTCTGTTGTATGTTGACATCTACTCCACCTATGTCAATCTGCGACCATGAAGAGCCCGAATCCAGGATGTGCATTCACATTGATGATGCCTTAAAGAAAGGTAGCAGGGTTATTTTGGTGCGTACAGTTGATACTGCTGATGTCATTGTTATCCTGATTGGTATTTTCTGCAATCTAATAGCCTGTTATCCTGGTACGTGTATCTGGGTCGCATTTGGCATGGGTAAGCACttccaatattttaatataaataccatCTGCCATAACCTAGGAGAGGATAAGTCAAGAGGGCTGCCAGTTTTTCATGCATTTACTGGGTCCGATACTACATCCCAGTTCTTCGGAAAAGCAAAACACTCTGCATGGGAGACGTGGAACTCATTTCCAGCAGTCACA from Antedon mediterranea chromosome 5, ecAntMedi1.1, whole genome shotgun sequence carries:
- the LOC140048939 gene encoding vitellogenin receptor-like — its product is MAVDWLTLTLYYVDYVTESRGSMTYDGKGLTTKYDVTKPTALVVDPFARYMFWTEETSPAKLVRSDLDFKNRRDLTDIGLQHPTGMTIDLKVNRIYMVGSDSRLIYSIDYEENNKQIIGRSKYVAIDITNYQDSLILAEPLGISSGMVEAIHKPTGEHEGSIMLDSYISAITIADESNQLRTISQTPTGLLYDCNGNINTFSLVFGYS